In Vulpes lagopus strain Blue_001 chromosome 4, ASM1834538v1, whole genome shotgun sequence, the DNA window ggaattcattttaaaaacatatgtagaCCAAAAGACTATAAAAGAGTTGGGTGGGAGCAGTGAAGGCAAGAACATAAGGGGTATCTCTCTCCATGGACAACTCATCTAGAAGCACCTGGAAGATTGCATTTCCTTGCCTACTCTTTCTTGGTACAATAGAGTTTCAGAATTATACTGAATGTCTTGGGTGGGGAGAGGATGGTGAtgtaactctttttaaaaatgtttaaaaagattttatttattcatgagagacacacacagagagagagaggcagagggagaagcaagctccatgcaaggtccctgacgtgggacttgatcttgggtctccaggattaggccctgggccgaaggtggcgctaaactgttgagccacccgggctgcccctgatgtGGCTCATATCCTGCAACATGTTCACAGCCCTTTGAGTTATGCCAGGTCTAATGGACTTATCTTAGGACTTCTTGATTGGTTGATGTTCTTAACCTTTTCCTAGGTTTTAGCCCCAAACACTTGGTGGCTCCATCTCGACCAGAAACATAACCCAGTATCTCATCTTGACTTTCAAGGCTTTCTGTGAACTCTTCCCAGCCTGCCTATTCAGCCGGATATGTCACCATTCCCTCTGCTGTAGCCCAACTTGTCTGATTGTTCCCTAGACATAATGGCAGTTGCAGCTCCTTTACTGACCCATGGCTCCTTCCTTGCCACATACAAGACAGCGTCTTTGTTCATCCCACAATGAGGGCTCTTCTACTGCTACTCCAACTGAGCTCTTCTCAGAATTCTTGGAGGTATGAATAGGATGCCACATAACCTTTCCAACCGCAGGTAGGAAGTCCTCCCACTTTATCTCTCTCAGAGAGAGTTCTTGAGGTACATGTTTTCCACATAGAGAATCTACTCCAGATTCCTACCTGTACCATCCCCACTGTTACACATATCAAGACCAGCTGTGAAAACTCAAAATTCTCAGATTTGGCTTCCGCCTGAGGAGATAAATCTgaaaaagaggaagtaaaatggagcaaacacataaaaagcacaaacaaaagaATCACTATAAAACACATTgcatatttaaatacaaatggtTAATTACCTTTTTGGAGTAGCTTAAGCTGCACATAGTTTGTGGCCAGTTGATGTTCTGGTTTATGATTGGTGTGTGAAGACACTTTGAGGGTAGTTGCCTAGTTCCCTGCTATAGCCCTGGTGCTTTTCACAGGGCTCTTATGACATAGGGGATGCCTCATAAATTGCTGTTGAATGAATTGGAGGCTAGCACACATCTTGCCAATGTACAAGCCATCAGAGATGTAGAAGGTGGATGGGAAGGATGAGCTTCCATACTGAGAGGTTTGTGGCTGGCCAAACTCCAGAGCTAGGAGCTCAAAGTTTGCTCCATTGTTCCAAGGTCCAGTAGGAAATGGCCAAATGTCAGCCAGAGGAACAACGCCAAGGAAGAGAGCAGTTGGGAACTCTATATCCTGAAGATTTGCATCCTCACAGAAAGGCAAGATGAAAAAATACCTTAGTTTGccatctctcctttctccaggAACACGGTAGTCACCATAGCAAGGGCTCTGTGTTAGAAGAATAATTCCACCTGGATTTTTGTCCCAGGTGGACTGGGAACTGGAAAGAGATGCTATGTTTTATGGACTCTGTTCTTTCTTCATGGGGTTGTATGCATGAAACTGGTAGGATATGGTGCTGGCCAGAACAGGAATGTACTACAAAATTCTCCCTCATTCTCATGTTAACTTGATCTTGAGCCTTCAATATTGCCATATATGACCCCCCAACATTTCTGTTTGCCTGTCTGCCTGTAGACACATTAATCTGCTTATCACTCACCTAGGTAAGTAAGTATTCACCTAATTGCTGATTTTTTTGGACTCCTTGAACATCATGcctatgaaaaacaaaacctttgcTTACTCTGCCTTCCTCTGGTTAAAGTGGATGGTCCAGGATTTGGTGTTCTGACCTCTACTGCATCCCTGATGCTCTCCTAAATTCTCCTAGGACTACTTGTCCCTCCACAGGATGGATGGAATGACAGGTAGTTATTATAATAACAGTTGTCATCGTCACCATAATTCTTTCTTATGCTGTACGAATAGTATAGATATATACCCACATGTATTCGTGATCCATATGTCTTATAGGTGAAAGTTTAAGTGACTAGCCTGAAGATCTGTAGATAGTGATTGTGAAAAGTCTCAAAATCTGGCCTCTGACTTCAGCTGGAGATGAAGGAGATCAGAGTAAAGGATGTGTTGCGAACTATGGCGGAGATCTCTGGTCCTGGAATCAGTTTGCGTCTTGGTTTTTCCTCCTGTAGCTATGACCTTAGCTAGGACTCTTAGTCTATAATTTGAGGCCTCGTTTctttattctataaaattattttaacgtTTTCTTTCACCCTAAAGACTGAGATTCTAGTCTCAGATTCTAGTTCAATCTTGAATTAGAACAGTTAGTACTTGGGGTACTGGCTGGcacagttggaagagcatgcaattctccatctgggggttgtgagtttgagccctctGCTGGGCATAggcttaaaacttaaaaaaagaaaaaaagaagaaagaaaaaaagaacagatgacaCTTTTTGCatcttacagatggagaaattgaggcacagaggggcTAAACAATGTACCCAGTAACTCACAATGAGTTCTTGTCCCGGGTTCTTTTTTGCCACATCCCATTGATAAATTATTAGCCAGCCTGGGGGCTTCTTGTCCCTGGTAGCGATTCCTCCAGGAAATCCTACTTTTAAGGTCACAAATTATCAAATGTTGTAACAAAAAAGGCACctgccgggcagccccggtggcacaggggtttagagctgcctgcatcccggggtgtgatcctggagatccaggatcgagtcccatgtcgggctccccacatggagactgcttctccctctgcctctctctctctctctctctctctgaataaataaaaaataaataaagattgattgattataAAAAAGTCACCTGCCTGATAATATATAGGTGCTgattctttttggttctttttggtGCTGATTGTCACAGCAAGTTATAGGACTTGAACTAACCTCTTGTAGGAGAGGTTTAGCTCATTTTTCTATCAGGGGAGTATTCCAAAAGCATCTACTTCATAGGGTCATGGTGGGAACAACACAATGGAAAACACTTAGAACAATGTCTGGAATGACAGCCAACCAATGGATGTGAGCTCTGACTGTTGGTGAAGGTTGCGTCACAGAGCTGCCAGCAGGTGTGCGCCATGTAGCTTAGAGAATTAGACCCTCCAGCGTAGGGGATCGCCACGTGCCAGTGCCTGCCTGATATATTATTTACACCGATGTTGACATGGGCAGAAAGtaggcagaggaagggcaggcaAATtcaggggcaggcagggagccttTTGAAACTGAGCTTTACCAATATTTGCATCTGTTCTAAGAAGGAGAAGCTTCTGTACCCTCAGGAGACAGCCCATGTCCTCTACTTTGTCCTCTACACTTGGAGGCAACTGGAGGGGCAAACGTCATGCAGGACCTTCCAGAGCCACCCAACAGGAATAGACCTTGAAGTCTTGAGACCCATCTTCATCCATGGGATTGATGAATGGAGATGACACGATTCCAGAATCTCCAGTGACTGTTTAGAGACCCATCACCCTGGCTatcattttgtcttattttttgttCCTGGTGGCAGCAGGGACCAATAGCTTCATCACTATAGCCCTGGGCATGGTGTGGCTGCTACGGAGAACACTGTTAGCCTTGTGATAAATTATTAGTCAGCCTGGGGGCCTCTTGCCTCTGTCTGCAGTGGGTGGTGAGACGGAAGagcatttatattttcctgtatcCAGGGGCCTTCCCATACAATCCCGTATTGCAGTTGCTGGCCTCCCAGTGGGACTTGTTGAACACTGCCACCTTATGGTTCTTCACCTAGCTGGGTGCCTTCTGTTGCGTGAAAACCCGCAACCGTCATTCATCCTCCCCATCTTTTCTGGCTAAAACAGAAGGTGTCTGGGTTGGTTCCATGGATGCTGCTCAGTTCTGTGGGGCTCCAGCTTGAGCACCTATTTTCATAGGCAATCAGAGCTTACagccctatttttaaaaaagattttatttatttattcatgagagacagagagagaggcagagacaaaggcagaaggagcaagctccccatggggagctggatgtgggactcgatcatgattccaggatcatgactcgagccaaaggcagatgctcaatcaccgagccacccaggatgccccatATCCCTACTTTTTAAGGAGAAGGTTGCAATCTTGGAAgcctatttcttctctttaaaacttGTTACCTGGACAGTCTTTGCTGTTG includes these proteins:
- the TAS2R60 gene encoding LOW QUALITY PROTEIN: taste receptor type 2 member 60 (The sequence of the model RefSeq protein was modified relative to this genomic sequence to represent the inferred CDS: inserted 4 bases in 3 codons; deleted 3 bases in 3 codons; substituted 1 base at 1 genomic stop codon), whose product is MAEISAGTNSFITIALGMVWLLRRTLLPCDKLLVSLGASCLCLQWVVRRKSIYIFLYPGAFPYNPVLQLLASQWDLLNTATLWFFTXLGAFCCVKTATVIHPPHLFWLKQKVSGLVPWMLLSSVGLQLDHPGCPISLLFKEKVAILEAYFFSLKLVTWTVFAVVFLVGMALLMSLERHTKKALLSIVAFXDPRARAHTQVLLALISFGILLTSYLLSLVLSAAGVFPXLECRCWVWQAVIYLCTAAHPIXLLLSNPRLRGVLEGGR